The Electrophorus electricus isolate fEleEle1 chromosome 24, fEleEle1.pri, whole genome shotgun sequence DNA window agagagagagagagagagagagatgtaagatgtaaagaaatatagaaagttgtgagcgagcgagagagagagacagagagagagagagatgtaagatgtaaagaaagatagaaagttgtgagcgagcgagagagagagagagagagagagagagagagagagagagagagaaagaaatgaaataacagagagtgggagagagagaaagcgagaaggGGAGACGAGGCAcatcagagacagaaacacagctTGATTGAAGAGTTTATGAAGGACGTGTCACCCAGAGGTTAACAGCAATAGCGTTCGTCTGGTCGGAAATATCACCTTGCCATTCCCCCATCAATTACGTTAATTATCCCTGCGTCTTGTGCCACCACACCCTCTTTACTGTAACTTTGAAAGCTGCAATTAGTATCTCAGTCACGCAGCGTGACCACAGGATTCTTAATGATTCTCCGCTCTTGGCCACCACACACCTGGTTTTTTATATGAATCTGTATTCCCAAAACGTCATGTAAAGCAAGGTGATATTTGAGTACAGACAGAAGTACTTTACACTGTCCAGTTCAATGCCCTTACACtggaaaaagaaacaatgtgcatgcatgttgcTGCAGGGTTGAGGTTTTTCTATTATATCCGTAGTGATGTAGCTGCAGCTGTGCGCGGCAGGATCCGCATTACAGGGCTTGTCTAAACTGCAATAGGCTACGGTGCACTATAGTAAAATGATTGTCAGTTTGGTGAGAGATCAGTAGCACCAGTGTGAGTATGTGCTTGGGTATTCATGCCCATTCTTTGGGTTTTCAAGTGAAAAGCCCGGCTATACAATACCGTATAGTACTGTAAAAGTGTTTCTACGCGGTACGAACTTTAAGAGCTCGGAGTCCTCCTTGTCGTCCTTGGTGGGGGTCGTTTTTATTCCGCCTTTCTTGGCACGAGGGCACCCAGACAAACTGAAAACAGAGAGTACGCAGCCCATGAGGAGCCAGAAAGAACCACCTTCCCAGCCCCACACTCCCAACCGCCCCCACACCCGCGGCAGTTGAGCAAGCATCGGCGCTAATGGCAACGAGGCAGGCCagattcaaagaaaaacaaacaaacaaacaaaaaaaccctaaagACAACTGGCACAGGTAGGTGCGGCAGACAGCAGGCACGCGAGAGAATAGGGAACAGCACAGAGGGCTTTGTGGAAGTCAGGGACAGAGATATCACATAGCAGATAGCATGCACAAACATAGTACCCCATTGTAAGGTTTGTTCCCCATTCTAAGGCATTATTCAAATCTGTTTGTTCAGGGAAGGGTCCTGTTCTCCAGAgccagtgtgtggtgtgtgtatgggtccTGCGTCTCTACTGCTGCCTTTCGCTAAgcttctctgtcctgctctgtgtgtctgcgtgagtgggaaacattgtgtgtgtgtgtgtgtgtatgtgtgtgtgtgtgtgtgtgtgtgtgtgtgggtggggggtgcttGTGGGTATGAGGGGTTGTAGGACCAGTACCTTCGGTGAGAGGCGTAGTTACCAGTGATGTGGCCGGAACCATCACATCCTGGAGTGGGGCACCTGATAGgccaaggtcaaaggtcaaaggttagtGAGAGGGTGCTTTCTTTAGCACTTTTCAATTACAACTACTCTTGAATCAGATTTAATGGACTGATTTATTGATCAAATGCAATGCTCAGAATGATCCTGAAAATGCTAacaacccccaaaacaaaatacCTGATGCTGTTGTTTGAGATATTGGCTTCTCACAAGAAAATTACAGGTAAGAGAGATCAGCAGAAAGTGGCAAAGCAGTAAACAGCGCTGAGCCTCGTGGCGCAGGGGAACGGGGCAAAGCAGAGGAGGGGCACGTACTTGAgttcagctgtgtgtgctgcCATTAGGGAGCGGAGGCTCTTATCAGCAAGAGGACACCCagacaggctgagagagagaaggggggtgtgcaggaaaagagagagagagagagagagagagagagaggacagtgagaagaaaaagaacccAGAACGTCCCTTGTAAGAAGCAGGAATGAAAAACAGGCTGAAAGGGAGcatgaaaaagcaaaaactgTATGGGGTCTTGAAATCTCAGGGGTCTTGAAATGCACAACTAGGGCAAACCCTGATTTAGCTGAAGGACTCGGGTCCAGGTCTTAGAGCTACTGATCATGCCTTAAAACTCTGGAAGTCAGGCAACTCTATCGAGCCAGTAGGGGGCGGACTTTCTGGGAGGATAACGTTAGGGGAGGAGGTGTTGCTCCTTGAGACGCTCTACCTGCGGTGGGATGCATAGTTTCCAGTGATGTGGCCACTGCCATCGCAGCCGGGAGTAGGACACCTGCGCAgaggagtgggggagggaggatAAACTACGGGTTACGACGGAGGACTTGACGGTGCTCGTCAAGAAAACTGTAAAGACAGCTGAAACTGAACCATCTTATAGCGGAATACTTCACTAATTCAGAATGAAATCTGAGTCCGGCTTTATTGGCCAAGCATATCCGCACACACAATGAATTTTACTTTGGTTACACGGTATCATGCTGTGCACGGCAGAACTggtgaatatgtaaatattcaCTCCTAAATCTTCCATGAACGCACACAATTGCATAAGTGCACAGACATCCTTTTGTTGAcattcaaagtaaaaatatataaagacataaatattaaaatacggGTTCGCAAATAACACTTGGATAATGAAGATTGCAGAATACAGCAGTCAGATAAGTTACAGGACTATAACTAGTAGTGCAAGGCATACACTACAATAAAAGATCACTGCTGTGCATTAACTTTTCATGATACTAATCGTGTGAGGGAAAGCTGTAAAATCTTGGAGTTTGACCCCCGTAAGCGCCTCCCGGAGAGGTAAACGAGGCATGAAGACTGGACAGTTTTGCATCTCCAGACCCCACGATGCGCTGGAGTTTGTGTAGGTCATGTTAGTCAGCAGAGCTACGCCAGACTGCTATAGAGGTGGTGAGGATGGATGCCATGACTGCTACATAGAACCGACCCGGCGGCTCTTATGGCAAGCTGATCTTTACATCAACTGAACTTTAAGGGAGGTTAGTGTACTCATGAGGTTAGTCACAGACAAACAGATTGTGTAAGAGCAGATTGTGCTCATGGGAGAACAGCTGAAGACTTACGTGAGGAGCTCTTTCTTGCACTCCTTGGGCTGGAACTTGACCTTAAAGCTGGGGGTGGTGACCTCACCAGGGTACTTCCTGTCCTCTGGGCTGTCTTGTGCCACGTCACTGTCCTCGGGATCAGAGGACACAAACGACTGGGCTGTGTGATCCATctgtagccacacacacacacacacacacacgcgcacacacacacacacacacacacatacatacacacacacacacagatatgataCCTTACCAGACATGAGGAATATATGATTAAACAATTAATAACTCACCCTTTTGCTTtgaactgagaaaaaaacaggacaggCATAAGAACTATCATTTAACGTCATCATTTAACTATCATTTAAGCTTATTATGCCACAATACTTGCATCTTTAAATCCCATTTCCTggcataattttattttaataacttGTATAATGTCTTGCTTTGCCATATTCGGTCAtaaaagtaatgtaaaatattttacttaaaaaagtaaaatactcTTTAactaaaatgttgaaaaatgcaCAGAAGTAAAAATGATCTCTTGCTCGAATACattgtttgtatatattccaGCAGTTATTTGTTCAGCTGCTAGTGCAAACACTACAGTCCAGTTCTATCTGACTTATCCTCCACTGCAGCATTGCAAAGTCAAAACTCTCACCTCCTctagctcctcctctctctgccgaTTGGGTTTGGTGTAGTCCAgtggcccctcccactcctcctGCTTGTAGGCCTGTAAGTGGGGTGAGatgctgctgttgccatggtgcaCGGAGGATGAGGATGACGACGAGAGGTCAGGGGACCGCACGCCTGGGCTGGCGCTCAGTGGCCCTCCCTCCTTCTTCAACGGCTTCTTCATACTCAGATCCAGGGTCCCGTTCTCGTCCACCTCGATCTCCATGTTCTGTAGGCGAGAAAGAGCACAAAGCGCGACGCAGCTTCACAAACAGGGTGACGCAGCAGCCTTATGAAACGAGGTCACGCCGTGTTTAGCGGGGAAAAGGCGCAGGGTAGCCTCAAACAGTGTGATCCCGCGCGCCTGCGTGCACGGCGCGAAGCAGTACTGTTCCATGCCCCTCATGCTGTTGTAAACAGTCTATAACGGATGATTATATGAAAACGCGACCGTGTTGGTTGCCGTGTGCAGTACGGcgtgtgggcgggtgtgtgtgtacacagggcTGAGTgctgcagggggtgggggggagaggagCCCAGAGCGCTGGTGCCAGCAGCGGGTGGCGGATCGTAGGGCGACTGCGCTCTGATTAGCGCAGAGCCACTGGGCCTCATAGTCCATTAATCTTCCCCCCTTTTCCCCCCTCCACTAAAAACGTGGCAgcgacgagagagagagagagagagagagagagagagagagagagagagatgaagtaGTTGGGGGGGAAGCTTTTTacgaaggtaaaaaaaaaaaatcacaatatcGGGGAGAGAGCTTGTACAATTACAGTCTAAACTCCCTATGTGTACACAGGAGGGGgacgggggaggggtggggggggtggaaaGAGGATGGAGAAGAAAAGCAAGGAGAGTCAGTTTGGTCTTTTCGACTATACAAAAACCAATGACCCGCATTCATCCTCCCATTAGAGGAAATAATGAAACAGAGCGCGGAGCACACCTGCTCCTGGGTAATCCAGGGGAAACCTAATGCAAGAGGGCTGAGAGCAccaagaggatggagagagtaGAGGGAAGCAGggaaggaggaggtggagaggcggatgaaaggagagaaagagagctgaCGCAACACCACTTCAATGGCCGCTCAGCCTCGGGAAACGTGCAACTCCGGTTCGTGGTGGATTTAAGATGTTGCGTGATACTGGATGCCTTCCTTTTCGGGcgcatacatgcagacacacacacacacacacacacacacacacacacacacacaggcatgcgtgcacacagacGCATTCATGCGCACACCCACCCGCCCACACCTGCGCTGTTGGGAGGTCAAGTCTGCAAGGTTTTGTTTGGTCCCCATTGGACATCTGTGCCAGGTTGCCATGGGGTTGGGGTAGAGTATGTTCCGGAGTGCTTGCTGTCGCTGGGCACCACTAGACGGAAATGCTGTGGACCCCGGGgcggtgtgtggggggtgggatgcgtggtgtggggtgtggggtgtgtgatgGGTAGTGCAGGGTGTGGGGTGTTGGGAGTGGGTCCATGGTACAGGTTTCAGgatgtggggtgtggggtgtggtgtACAGGGACTGGGTTGTGGGGTGCGGGGTCTGGGGTGCAGGGTGTGGGTTGTGTGGTGCGGGGTGCGGGGTGAGGAATGTGGGGGTATGGGGTGTGGGTTGTGGGGTGTGTACCTGCTCCTGGTGCTTGGTGCTGAGGTTCTCCGGCCTCTCCCAGCAGCGTGTGGACAGGTTCAGGATGGCTGTGGCAGCCATGTGTGCAGCCTCGGCATCCTGGGAGTAGTCATGGGCGACCGATGAGCCCTTCCCGTAGGTGCCCTGCATGCCGGGGCTCGGGGAAGATGTCCTCGGGTATAGGGGCTTGGCTGCGGACACGTAAGGGCCAGGGATTACTCCAACAGGCCCTTGGTGGGGGTGGCGGGGGGGTGTAGCTAGAGCTGTGGCAGTTTGCACTCACGTTTGAAGGCCTTCGGTGAGGTTTCGCTGGTGTGCATCTTTGGGGCGAGCATGCGCTTGCCGAACACCTGCACATCGAAGCTTGCATAATCAAAGGAGACCTTGGAGTACTTCTCCAGCTCCTTGGCCAGGTTGGCGCGCGGGGTGCTGGGGACGAGACTGGCTCTGTAGCTGCCATACTGTGGCACCTCCAGTTGCTTTACAAAACACATAGGcctgtagacagagagagagagagagagagagagagagagagagagagagagggaaggagagcaCCAAGTATGATCTGATTATGGGAGGTAGTTACTGTAGGAAAATTTACAGCATTGATCTTGACTTCTTTTACGATTATGTTTTGTTAATAACTTTGTCCATTTGGTGTTCAGTTTACGTCAACGGTTTTGGCAGTGCTGCAACTTGCAACATTAAAGCCAATAAAACGCTGCCCGGAGAGAGTTTCAGTAGTgaaatttaattgttttttttttttttttgtttttttttatatatataaagttatttatataaatgtaatttccttCCCAAGAGGTCAGTATCTTCTgaaggagggaggaaaggaTGGCGAATGAGAGCTAGTCAGGAAGGCAGAGAAGACAAGAAACAGACCCAGACAAAGGAGACTGATGCAGGCTccggaaaaaaaaagaaactgagaagagagggagagcgagcgagagagagagagagagagagagagagagagagagagagagagagagaaagtgagagagagagagagagagagagagagagagggagagagagagagagagagagagagagagggagagagagagagagagagagggagagagagagagagagagagagggagagagagagagagagagagagagagggagagagagagagagagagagagggagagagagagggagagagagagagagagagagagagagagagagggagagagagagagagagagagagagagagggagagagagagagagagagagggggagagagagagagagagagagagagggagagagagagggagagagagagagagagagagagggagagagagagggagagagagagagagagagagagagagagagagagagagtgagagagtgagagggaacagagacacacactctcgAGGAGGATAGGAGCTGGATTAAATGCTGGTTTATCAGCATAGGGCACATTTGCATATTGTCGAGTAATATGGAATTCACCATAAAACCTCTTTAAAACCGGCTTCCTTTTCCTGGAGTGCACACAGCTCTGGGCGCCGTGCCACTGCTACACCCGCAAACCCTTGagctccacacctccaccctccccccaaacatGTCACCCACCCAACAggtcccccccccacccgccctGGTACCAGAGAGCATATGAATGCATACGCAAGTACTCATGCTTGCTGATGGATACAAAAAGCGCTAAAGTAACAGGGAAAGAAAGTGGGCTCAATCTGCAGGGACTCGAGCTCACACATGTGCATCAGACGTGCCGCCCGCGACGCTTCCTTTTGCGAGTCCTGTCATTACTCCGGCGTACTCCCATTAGAGTGGCGTGGCCCGTGGAACGCTCCCAGCTCCCCCCGGTGACCTCCCTGCCCCCCCAAATGGGCTCTCCCACACCGCTGCTCCTTTGAATCATAATAATGGCAGTAAGACAGTCTCCGTCTTCCGCGCGACAGCCGACGTACTTCCTTGAGGAGAGTAATTATTTTCCTTATGCTCCGTGCCCCGTAAGTCTGTTAATTAGCTTATCGGTGGCGTAATTAGAGATGCAGGGCTGGCGTGTGAACTCGGAATGATAGGCTAGGCTGTTCGCTATTAGAGGGGTCGTGAAAGGGGTTAGCACCCTGGCCAATCACCGCTACGGTAAGTAGGTCCCGTCCTTGTGATTGATGGCGGGGTTAAGCAAGCATGGCGGCTGGTGTTTTTGATTGACGCACCCTGCTGACGTGGGCGAGCTGGCGGCGTGGCAGGCAGGATGGGCGAACTGAAACAGACGCTGACATTAGGCTCTGGAGCGCCTACCTGCAGACCTTCAGCAAATCTTATGGCTGCTTTTTCACTTTGGATGCCCGCAGCACCGTAGTGCACCATTCCTGCATGCCGGTGAGCAGAGAGGTTCCTGGGCTGAACCCCTGACGGTTTTACCATAAACGGCGCATTAGTCCTGTCCCTTCTGCCTGCCCCCTGGCTGGCCGCGCACCTAGGCTGCTGAAACTCACCTTTGCGGCCTGACCTGCTGATGCTCCTCCCCTGAGTGTTCAGGAAACAGGGGGGAAGGGGGCGCGCCCTTACCTGAGCACTCTGTCCGAGTTGGGGCTGCTTTTGGGGGGCTCGCTCATCGGCTGGGGCAGGTGCTGCTTGTCATGGTTCTTGGACAGCTTCTCGGCTGCGGCGATGGGGCACCCCGACAAACTGCGAGCAGATCCGAGGGTCGGTGAGAGAGTgggcctgggtgtgtgtgctggtgtgtgtgtgtgtgtgtgtgtgtgtgtgtgctgttgagaCGGGGGGAGGTGCGGTACCTGCGGTGTGTGTTGCGGTTGCTGTTGACATGGCCTTGGCCTGTGCACCCAGGCGTGGGACACTTGAGAACGTTCTCGTGCATGGCCAGTACTGCAGAACAGACCAGtaacacagagaagcagagcgAGCGAGGCATGCATGAACGCTAGCAGGAGAACACCACTACCCTGCAGCCGCATCAGAACAACACTGGCAGCATATACAGAATTTACCTCTGTGAGTGTTCATATTACTTAAacccctctcctgtgtgtgtgtctctgtgagtgTTCATATTACTTACACTTATATTACTTATATAAACTGTATTGGTCTTTCAATTCTTTTAATTATGTGAGAGAGGATGTATTAATCCTGTTCAGTCTGGCTTCCCagctatgcgtgtgtgtgagtgtgtttgtgtgtggaattGCTGACTCACTTTCAGGGGGAATCCTGTCTTTGTGAGGACAGCCTGACAAACTGCGGTGGTGAGGGTATAGTCCGGTCACGTGCCCTGTGCCGTCACAGCCGGGGGTGGGGCATTTGACTTCTTTTTTCTCTGGTCTGGCGCTCTCTGTGAAACAGTGGGCCAGACTGCCTGTCATTGAAGCAATGTCTCAGCAACATATAATGATAAGACAAGGAGTTATACAAAAGGGtattgcagacacacacacacacacacacacacacacacacgtagggTAACCTTATCTGTAGTAGTGCGTAGGTCTCTGAGAGCACATTTACAGTGATAATGATGGCCATTACATGCAGTGGGTGAGAGGAGGGGTTAACATGGGATTAGCTCTGGTCAGGAGCATTCATTTGCACCGGCGCTTATAGGGCCACACACTGCAAAATGGGCCTCATTAAACACACTTTACCGCTGGCAAGGTTTATCTGCACGGTACACGCGGGAGGCGGCTTCAGATGTAGGTGCGGGAACGTTAAAGTGAGAGcgaaaaaagtgagagaaaggagaaaaggtAGACAGTGAGcgcgagaggaagagaggagcgagggagacatgtagagagaaagaagagagcgAGACGGAGGGTGAGCATTTTATGCGCGCTCTACTGACTCCTTAATTGAATGTTCAAATGTTAACGAGACATGCACCTTCTAATTAAAGCTGGACAGAGCCTGAGGAAGGCCGTTAAACGGAGAAAAGCAGAGCCCATCTGAGCACGCTCAGTGAGTGTAGCGGCGTGAGGACCAGGCACGGTGCCAAGCccacaaccacaaacaaaccaataaacgAACAAACAAATGCCAAACCAATCTAATTACACCGCCCCCCTCACcactctctgcctgtctctctctcacgctaAGTGCTTCCTTCAGTAATTACAGACTGCAGCTCTAGTTTATCTATGGAAACAAATTCATTTGACCCATTTACTCTCTATTGCTATTCCATTAAAAGGGTATAGGGCTAGGGTGGCTTATCTAAGCAAGCGCATGTCTATATTTCAACATATTTATCTATGCTTAATTGGGCATAGGTGCATGGTTATGAACAACTGGAATCTTGTGAAACCACTCAGTGAAAATGCATTATACATGACTACATAGGCAATAAACTGCAATTaccctttatatatatataaaaggctGGTCAGTGAGTTGCCTTGTTGGTACATTACTGAGTGTACCTTTGCTGTAGTAGCTCTTGCGTAGCTGATCCACATGCTTACTAGGCCGGTCGTCAAGAGGGAAGTACCGGTGGCGCTCAGGCATGTGCGTGAACTCGcggtgacctttgacctgctgTGCTTTGAGAGCGATGGCCTGTTCAAGCAGGCCCAGGTTGCCCCTCATCATGTCATACATGTCCGGGTCGTCGGTCGCCGTGGAGTGCGGAGGCGAGCTGTCGTCGTCTTCCTCGCCGTCCTCGTTGTCGTGCTCCGACTCCTCCGAGCGCACCTCGATCACTACCGATGCCTTGTTGGAGGTGTAGTTCTCCGGCGTCGGGggcttgtgggtaatgtagtcctcCTTGTGGTGGGATTCCCGCGGCGCAGTCATTGCGGCGGGGTCGGAGGGCTCGTGccgctcttcctcctcatcgTACTCCTCCACGTACGCGTTCTCCTCGGGCGTCTTCCTGCCGTCTGCGGCTGGCCGCGCGACCGACTCCTCGGTGAAGTAGTGGGGATGCGGTTCCTCCGCCCTGCTCTgcacctcctcccccacctcccccgTTACGTTCTCGGTCTCGCCGCTCAGCCCGTTCGTCTTGGCTCCACGGACGGTTGCTTGGCCCCCCTCTTTCAtcctgtctcgctctctgtcttcctcctcttcttcctcctcttctgcttCTGGACTCCCCTCCTGCAcctccatggcaacaggctgctgctgctgtggtaGTGGCTGTGGTTGTCGTGGAGACGGCAGGTGGCTGTTGCAGGTGTTGAGGTGCAGCAGGGTGTTGGTCACTATGTGCTGGTAGCTGGAAAGGTGGTCTGTTCCAGGTGCTTTGGGCTTTTCTGTGCTGGACGCCTCAATGATCATGCACTCCTCTAAGGAACACAGGCAGAAAGAGATCACCGTTGTAATGATCGTTACCAAATCCTTAAACGTATCTTCAGAGACTGAACTTATTTTTGTCACTGTAATGACCAGCTGGTACTGACGTGTTTCAACACCCACCTTCATCaccctcttctccctctcctgcctCCTTGCTCTCCACTATCTGCCCCTCGTCCTCTCGACGCGCCCCGACGCAATGCAGCTGCTggccttcctcttcctcatcctcctcctttCCCTCCGTTTCCTCCCCGCTCCCATCGCTCTCTGCGTTGAAGCACTCGTCCAGCGCCAGCTTCAGTGGGTGGGACTTCCTCTTGGAGGCAGGCTGCtgtgcctcctcctcctcctcctggagcCTCCTCTTTCTGGCGAGTGGACAGCTCAGTGTACtataggaaaaagaaaagtaaaacagGAGGAATCGCAGGGCAGGTTTTTAGAAGAGGGAATTGACTCAGGCCGGTTCGCCTTAACATAGCTCACACTTGATGGCAATATCATTATCACCACATAAAGCCATGCAAAGGGCACAAAGCGAGCAAGCAGAAGAGGGCTAAAAGGTTGGCATACAGTGTAGTGCCCTCCGTGTACCTGTGGAGGGTGCTGTGTGAACTAAAAACCTGTTGCACATAATAGTCAATTGACTGGAACACTTAATAAAACCACAATCAAAAGAGAGGGatagggagagaatgagagagagagggcagaggaCAACATTCAATAAATCCCTTGTCTATAAAGCCTAGCTACTGAAGCAAGACATGGAGAGATCTATAAACATAGAGTGTCTAAAATGGCCTCCCGAACAGatacacatgtaaataaaaataactgtaaTATATTTCCAATAAATTGGAGACCTGACTTAATGCCCTGCCTAGAGGCTtcagacacaccacagagagagagaatagatatgtgtgcgtgcgtgcgtgtgtgtgtgtgtgtgtgtgtgtgtgtaacagagggTCATATAGGACAGCAAGTGTtagagaaagagggatgaaGATATTActgagaaaggaagagagagagttagatagaGAGACAGTGGCCAAACAGAGGGGAAGATGGTGTGCAGATAAAGACTAAGGTGACCGAATGGTTTGCTGGCAGATAAAAGCCAGGGGCTGTCAGGAAGCACCCTGTGTCAGACCCTGCAGCTCTGTGGACTAGAGAGAACTACAGACTGAAGAAGACTGAGGACTTATTGGGTAGTTAAACTCTCATACCTTCTGTGTCGGGCATATTTGCCACTGATATGGCCAGAGCCATTGCATCCTGGAGTTGGACAGCTAAATAGGGTCAGAAGCAGATCAAATTAGTTTTTGGTCCAAAGAAGATACTTTTATAGATACTGATATCTTTATTTCTAACATGGCAAACTCCAATATTCTGTGGAACCTAGggatgtttaaatacatttaccaaaacaaaagctaaaaatgttggctttttttttttctttttttttacacctttaTAAATACCTACACTTTTATATCTATGTTCAAAGCGAACATAAAATGATAGCCTTGTTGGACTTTATAGACCCTGAGCCTTTATGCGTAAATAAGTATTCTGTTCAAAACCTGTCATTGTCCT harbors:
- the myt1b gene encoding myelin transcription factor 1 isoform X3 — protein: MKLCRTFLENEYRGELLNQRWTRGDKISRGRPSLRPQSRPIRMSLDIDDKRTRTRSKGGKAPAETVGQELSCPTPGCNGSGHISGKYARHRSTLSCPLARKRRLQEEEEEAQQPASKRKSHPLKLALDECFNAESDGSGEETEGKEEDEEEEGQQLHCVGARREDEGQIVESKEAGEGEEGDEEECMIIEASSTEKPKAPGTDHLSSYQHIVTNTLLHLNTCNSHLPSPRQPQPLPQQQQPVAMEVQEGSPEAEEEEEEEEDRERDRMKEGGQATVRGAKTNGLSGETENVTGEVGEEVQSRAEEPHPHYFTEESVARPAADGRKTPEENAYVEEYDEEEERHEPSDPAAMTAPRESHHKEDYITHKPPTPENYTSNKASVVIEVRSEESEHDNEDGEEDDDSSPPHSTATDDPDMYDMMRGNLGLLEQAIALKAQQVKGHREFTHMPERHRYFPLDDRPSKHVDQLRKSYYSKESARPEKKEVKCPTPGCDGTGHVTGLYPHHRSLSGCPHKDRIPPEILAMHENVLKCPTPGCTGQGHVNSNRNTHRSLSGCPIAAAEKLSKNHDKQHLPQPMSEPPKSSPNSDRVLRPMCFVKQLEVPQYGSYRASLVPSTPRANLAKELEKYSKVSFDYASFDVQVFGKRMLAPKMHTSETSPKAFKPKPLYPRTSSPSPGMQGTYGKGSSVAHDYSQDAEAAHMAATAILNLSTRCWERPENLSTKHQEQNMEIEVDENGTLDLSMKKPLKKEGGPLSASPGVRSPDLSSSSSSSVHHGNSSISPHLQAYKQEEWEGPLDYTKPNRQREEELEEMDHTAQSFVSSDPEDSDVAQDSPEDRKYPGEVTTPSFKVKFQPKECKKELLTCPTPGCDGSGHITGNYASHRSLSGCPLADKSLRSLMAAHTAELKCPTPGCDGSGHITGNYASHRSLSGCPRAKKGGIKTTPTKDDKEDSELLKCPVPGCDSLGHISGKYATHRSAYGCPLAARRQKDGLLNGTPFSWKAFKPEGPTCPTPGCDGSGHANGSFLTHRSLSGCPRASLAKKKAKFPGEEYLSTKFRASDVLDNDEDIKQLNKEISDLSESNNEMEADMVNLQTQITSMERNLKNIEYENKIIEEQNEALFMELSGLSQALIRSLANIRLPHLQEPITEQNFESYVSTLTDMYTNKDCYQNPENKALLETINQAVKGIKV
- the myt1b gene encoding myelin transcription factor 1 isoform X6, translating into MSLDIDDKRTRTRSKGGKAPAETVGQELSCPTPGCNGSGHISGKYARHRSTLSCPLARKRRLQEEEEEAQQPASKRKSHPLKLALDECFNAESDGSGEETEGKEEDEEEEGQQLHCVGARREDEGQIVESKEAGEGEEGDEEECMIIEASSTEKPKAPGTDHLSSYQHIVTNTLLHLNTCNSHLPSPRQPQPLPQQQQPVAMEVQEGSPEAEEEEEEEEDRERDRMKEGGQATVRGAKTNGLSGETENVTGEVGEEVQSRAEEPHPHYFTEESVARPAADGRKTPEENAYVEEYDEEEERHEPSDPAAMTAPRESHHKEDYITHKPPTPENYTSNKASVVIEVRSEESEHDNEDGEEDDDSSPPHSTATDDPDMYDMMRGNLGLLEQAIALKAQQVKGHREFTHMPERHRYFPLDDRPSKHVDQLRKSYYSKESARPEKKEVKCPTPGCDGTGHVTGLYPHHRSLSGCPHKDRIPPEILAMHENVLKCPTPGCTGQGHVNSNRNTHRSLSGCPIAAAEKLSKNHDKQHLPQPMSEPPKSSPNSDRVLRPMCFVKQLEVPQYGSYRASLVPSTPRANLAKELEKYSKVSFDYASFDVQVFGKRMLAPKMHTSETSPKAFKPKPLYPRTSSPSPGMQGTYGKGSSVAHDYSQDAEAAHMAATAILNLSTRCWERPENLSTKHQEQNMEIEVDENGTLDLSMKKPLKKEGGPLSASPGVRSPDLSSSSSSSVHHGNSSISPHLQAYKQEEWEGPLDYTKPNRQREEELEEMDHTAQSFVSSDPEDSDVAQDSPEDRKYPGEVTTPSFKVKFQPKECKKELLTCPTPGCDGSGHITGNYASHRSLSGCPLADKSLRSLMAAHTAELKCPTPGCDGSGHITGNYASHRSLSGCPRAKKGGIKTTPTKDDKEDSELLKCPVPGCDSLGHISGKYATHRSAYGCPLAARRQKDGLLNGTPFSWKAFKPEGPTCPTPGCDGSGHANGSFLTHRSLSGCPRASLAKKKAKFPGEEYLSTKFRASDVLDNDEDIKQLNKEISDLSESNNEMEADMVNLQTQITSMERNLKNIEYENKIIEEQNEALFMELSGLSQALIRSLANIRLPHLQEPITEQNFESYVSTLTDMYTNKDCYQNPENKALLETINQAVKGIKV